Proteins encoded by one window of Xanthomonas sp. DAR 80977:
- the pcaH gene encoding protocatechuate 3,4-dioxygenase subunit beta, with translation MSDSTHQALLGYRKPYPGTQPPYIHPAYASTVRRGPSRDPIAIPATLSEVTGPTLDRITLGAHAADLTAGFPGEPLGERIVVSGRVLDENGQPVRNSVVEVWQCNAAGRYLHSGDQHDAPLDPNFTGTGQVLTDEHGRYRFKTIKPGAYPWRNHYNAWRPAHIHFSLHGEGIGQRLVTQMYFPGDPLLAYDPIFNCVDDDKAKARMVSAFDWENAISEYALAYRFDIVLRGRKQTVWE, from the coding sequence ATGAGCGATTCCACCCACCAGGCGCTGCTCGGCTATCGCAAGCCGTATCCGGGCACGCAGCCGCCGTACATCCATCCCGCCTACGCCTCGACCGTGCGCCGCGGCCCCAGCCGCGACCCGATCGCGATCCCGGCGACGCTGTCGGAAGTCACCGGTCCGACCCTGGACCGCATCACCCTGGGCGCGCATGCCGCCGACCTCACCGCCGGTTTCCCCGGCGAACCGCTGGGCGAGCGCATCGTCGTCTCCGGCCGCGTGCTCGACGAGAACGGCCAGCCGGTGCGCAACAGCGTGGTCGAGGTCTGGCAGTGCAACGCCGCCGGCCGCTACCTGCACAGCGGCGACCAGCACGACGCGCCGCTGGACCCCAACTTCACCGGCACCGGCCAGGTGCTGACCGACGAACACGGCCGCTACCGCTTCAAGACCATCAAGCCCGGCGCCTACCCGTGGCGCAACCACTACAACGCCTGGCGCCCGGCGCACATCCATTTCTCGCTGCACGGCGAGGGCATCGGCCAGCGCCTGGTCACACAGATGTATTTCCCCGGCGATCCGCTGCTGGCCTACGACCCGATCTTCAATTGCGTGGACGACGACAAGGCCAAGGCGCGGATGGTGTCGGCGTTCGACTGGGAGAACGCGATCAGCGAATACGCGCTGGCCTACCGGTTCGACATCGTGCTGCGCGGCCGCAAGCAGACCGTCTGGGAGTGA
- a CDS encoding alpha/beta hydrolase, with product MPFRSACLALLLPLLLLSGIAAQAQPQPGPGTRMAQVRADDGQALAVWSRVPAQPRGTILLVHGRTWSSLPNFDLQVPGEAADSRSVLAALARAGYAAYALDLRGYGASARDRSGWNTPARAVADVGEVLAWIARQHPQLPPPALLGYSNGARVALLVAQAQPQALSALVLYGFPDDVEVPLAAEALPAQPPRARTTAEAAGSDFVTAGAAPPAVRAAYVAQALAADPVRSDWRAQEQFAYRPEQVQAVPVLLLRGVDDPLATQQENAHLYARLRSEDRSWVTLPHADHVAHVEDAHAAWVDAVVGFLRRPR from the coding sequence ATGCCATTTCGAAGCGCCTGCCTTGCCCTGCTGCTGCCCTTGCTGCTGCTCTCCGGCATCGCCGCGCAGGCGCAACCGCAGCCCGGCCCCGGGACGCGGATGGCGCAGGTGCGCGCCGACGACGGCCAGGCGCTCGCGGTCTGGTCGCGGGTACCGGCGCAGCCGCGCGGCACGATCCTGCTGGTACACGGCCGCACCTGGAGTTCGCTGCCCAACTTCGACCTGCAGGTGCCGGGCGAGGCGGCGGATTCTCGGTCGGTGCTGGCGGCGCTGGCGCGTGCCGGCTATGCCGCCTACGCGCTGGACCTGCGCGGCTACGGCGCCAGCGCGCGCGACCGCAGCGGCTGGAACACGCCCGCGCGCGCGGTTGCCGACGTCGGCGAGGTGCTGGCCTGGATCGCGCGCCAGCACCCGCAGCTGCCGCCGCCGGCGCTGCTGGGCTATTCCAACGGCGCGCGGGTCGCGTTGCTGGTCGCGCAGGCGCAACCGCAGGCGCTGTCGGCGCTGGTGCTGTACGGCTTTCCCGACGATGTCGAGGTGCCGCTCGCGGCCGAGGCGCTGCCCGCGCAGCCGCCGCGGGCACGCACCACCGCCGAGGCCGCCGGTTCTGACTTCGTCACCGCCGGCGCCGCGCCGCCGGCGGTGCGCGCGGCCTATGTGGCGCAGGCGCTGGCCGCCGACCCGGTACGCAGCGACTGGCGCGCGCAGGAGCAGTTCGCCTACCGTCCCGAGCAGGTGCAGGCGGTGCCGGTGCTGTTGCTGCGCGGCGTCGACGATCCGCTCGCCACCCAGCAGGAAAACGCGCACCTGTATGCACGCCTGCGCAGCGAGGACCGCAGCTGGGTGACGCTGCCGCATGCCGACCACGTCGCCCATGTCGAGGACGCGCATGCGGCCTGGGTGGATGCGGTGGTCGGGTTCCTGCGCCGGCCGCGCTGA
- a CDS encoding IclR family transcriptional regulator domain-containing protein, translated as MADSPAPAGRRKAGPGSPPAERGLTHELMQQIDGLQGDPDFMTSLARGLAVLSVFAQHAREVTMSQISTETGISRAAVRRVLYTLAKLGYVGEQGRGYVLLPRVLGIGGAYVASSSMTAAAQPVLDALRDQVHESCSLGVLDGDDLLYIARAETVRIMSIGLRAGSRLPAYCTSMGRVLLAALPHDTLESYLERNPLRPRTERTVTGQREFLETLARVRREDASLIDQELEIGLRSIAVPVRNRRGEVIAALNIGTQAGRVSLQAMQTQLLPPLKDAAQRLGGLLS; from the coding sequence ATGGCCGATTCCCCCGCACCCGCAGGCCGGCGCAAGGCCGGCCCCGGTTCGCCGCCCGCCGAGCGCGGGCTCACCCACGAGCTGATGCAGCAGATCGACGGGCTGCAGGGCGATCCGGACTTCATGACCTCGCTGGCGCGCGGCCTGGCCGTGCTCAGCGTGTTCGCGCAGCATGCGCGCGAGGTCACCATGTCGCAGATCAGCACCGAGACCGGCATCTCGCGCGCCGCGGTGCGGCGCGTGCTCTACACCCTGGCCAAGCTCGGCTATGTCGGCGAGCAGGGCCGCGGCTACGTACTGCTGCCGCGCGTGCTCGGCATCGGCGGCGCCTACGTGGCGTCCTCGTCGATGACCGCCGCCGCGCAGCCGGTGCTGGACGCGCTGCGCGACCAGGTGCACGAATCCTGCTCGCTGGGCGTGCTCGACGGCGACGACCTGCTGTACATCGCCCGCGCCGAGACCGTGCGCATCATGTCGATCGGCCTGCGCGCCGGCAGCCGCCTGCCGGCCTACTGCACCTCGATGGGCCGGGTGCTGCTGGCGGCGCTGCCGCACGACACCCTGGAAAGCTACCTGGAGCGCAATCCGCTGCGCCCGCGCACCGAACGCACCGTCACCGGCCAGCGCGAGTTCCTGGAGACGCTGGCGCGGGTGCGCCGCGAGGACGCCTCGCTGATCGACCAGGAACTGGAGATCGGCCTGCGCTCGATCGCGGTGCCGGTGCGCAACCGCCGCGGCGAGGTCATCGCCGCGCTCAACATCGGCACCCAGGCCGGCCGGGTCAGCCTGCAGGCGATGCAGACGCAGCTGCTGCCGCCACTGAAGGACGCCGCGCAGCGGCTGGGCGGCTTGCTCAGCTGA
- the pcaG gene encoding protocatechuate 3,4-dioxygenase subunit alpha: protein MSFQATPSQTVGPYYRLGLEPLYRTEIAPAAARGERVQVSGSVFDGAGVPVADAVLEIWQADAAGIYAHRDDPRHDDHDPAFHGWGRVPTDAHGRFSFSTVMPGRVAGPRGTPQAPHLVVLVFMRGLLRAASTRLYFADAAGNGEDPILALVPPERRGTLLAARTAPGQYAWDVRMQGEQETVFFSY, encoded by the coding sequence ATGAGTTTTCAGGCAACCCCTTCGCAAACCGTCGGCCCGTACTACCGCCTGGGCCTGGAGCCGCTGTACCGCACCGAGATCGCGCCGGCCGCGGCGCGCGGCGAGCGCGTGCAGGTGAGCGGCAGCGTGTTCGATGGCGCCGGCGTGCCGGTCGCCGATGCGGTGCTGGAGATCTGGCAGGCCGACGCCGCCGGCATCTACGCCCATCGCGACGACCCGCGCCACGACGACCACGATCCGGCCTTCCACGGCTGGGGCCGCGTGCCCACCGACGCGCATGGCCGGTTCTCCTTCAGCACGGTGATGCCGGGCCGGGTGGCCGGGCCGCGGGGCACGCCGCAGGCGCCGCACCTGGTGGTGCTGGTGTTCATGCGCGGGCTGTTGCGCGCCGCCTCCACCCGGCTGTACTTCGCCGATGCCGCCGGCAACGGCGAGGACCCGATCCTGGCGCTGGTGCCGCCGGAGCGCCGCGGCACGCTGCTGGCCGCACGCACCGCGCCGGGCCAGTACGCCTGGGACGTGCGCATGCAGGGCGAGCAGGAGACGGTGTTCTTCAGCTATTGA
- a CDS encoding 3-oxoacid CoA-transferase subunit A, which yields MIDKTVASFEAAVADIHDGATVMIGGFGSAGMPDELIDALIAQGARELTIVNNNAGNGETGLAALIKHKRVRKIICSFPRQSDSQHFDAAYRAGEIALELVPQGNLAARIHAAGNGLGAIFTPTGYGTELARGKETREIDGRHYVLEYPIRADFALIKAHRGDRWGNLVYRKTARNFGPLMAMAADCTIAQVGAVVALGALDPEAVVTPGIFVQRVVAAGERA from the coding sequence ATGATCGACAAGACCGTCGCCTCGTTCGAGGCCGCCGTGGCCGACATCCACGACGGCGCCACGGTGATGATCGGCGGCTTCGGCAGCGCCGGCATGCCGGACGAACTGATCGACGCGCTGATCGCCCAGGGCGCGCGCGAGCTGACCATCGTCAACAACAACGCCGGCAACGGCGAGACCGGGCTGGCCGCGCTGATCAAGCACAAGCGCGTGCGCAAGATCATCTGCTCGTTCCCGCGGCAGAGCGATTCGCAGCATTTCGACGCGGCCTACCGCGCCGGCGAGATCGCGCTGGAACTGGTGCCGCAGGGCAACCTGGCCGCACGCATCCATGCCGCCGGCAACGGCCTGGGGGCGATCTTCACCCCGACCGGCTACGGCACCGAACTGGCCAGGGGCAAGGAAACGCGCGAGATCGACGGCCGCCACTACGTGCTCGAGTACCCGATCCGCGCCGACTTCGCGCTGATCAAGGCGCACCGCGGCGACCGCTGGGGCAACTTGGTGTACCGCAAGACCGCGCGCAACTTCGGCCCGCTGATGGCGATGGCCGCCGACTGCACCATCGCGCAGGTCGGCGCGGTGGTGGCGCTGGGCGCACTGGATCCGGAAGCCGTGGTCACCCCCGGCATCTTCGTGCAACGCGTGGTCGCCGCAGGAGAACGCGCATGA
- a CDS encoding membrane-bound PQQ-dependent dehydrogenase, glucose/quinate/shikimate family has translation MNTQSDVSALGRGLLWVVGLLLVLIGGVLLVGGLRLATEGGSWYFLLMGLATLAAGILVIARRPAGAVLYAAAFVGTLAWALWEVGLEFWPLVSRLVAPAVLALLVALLWPTLRRSRRLPAGRGAYALSALLVAGLAATAGYAFVPRPIVQAAADAPITPVAPGTAQKDWMHWGNTPAGTRFAALDQIDRNNVGKLQVAWTYRTGDVPTSNGFGAEDQATPLQIGDTVYVCTPHNQVFALDADNGRKRWSFDPKATAPNWQRCRGLGYYDAASAAAAPAAADAAGGNLMPAPTAAPVAATAPALCRRRILMNTVDARLFALDADTGAPCPDFGQDGVVDLKAGMGEVKPGFYTLTAAPLIAGELIVVGGRVADNIEVGEPSGVVRAFDVHSGKLVWAWDLAKETPDTPLDPNIHYTRATPNVWTSMAYDPALGLIYLPTGNTTPDAWGGERTPQDDKYSSSVVALEAATGRVRWHYQTVRHDLWDYDLPAQPALADVPDGKGGTVPALLQVTKAGQIFMLDRATGKPLTAVQDVAAPQGKADGERYAATQPLSTGMPQIGTETLTEADMWGATPIDQMLCRIHFKQMRYDGMYTPPGEDLALQWPGSLGGMNWGSAALDPTTGYLFVNDMRIGLWTKLIPRRQMESQKAGGVEMGAASQTGTPYGSLRDRFVSKLGIPCQKPPYGTMSAIDLATRKLVWQVPVGTVQDTGPLGIKMRLPIPIGMPTLGGALATQSGLLFFAGTQDYYLRGFDSHTGKEIWKARLPVGSQGTPMTYVSPKSGRQYIVVTAGGARQSPDRGDYVIAYALPAK, from the coding sequence GTGAATACGCAATCGGACGTCTCGGCCCTGGGCCGCGGACTGCTTTGGGTGGTGGGCCTGCTGCTGGTGCTGATCGGCGGCGTGCTGCTGGTCGGCGGCCTGCGCCTGGCCACGGAAGGCGGCAGCTGGTACTTCCTGCTGATGGGGCTGGCCACGCTGGCCGCCGGCATCCTGGTGATCGCGCGCCGGCCCGCCGGTGCCGTGCTGTACGCCGCGGCCTTCGTGGGCACGCTGGCCTGGGCGCTGTGGGAAGTGGGGCTGGAGTTCTGGCCGCTGGTCTCGCGCCTGGTCGCGCCGGCGGTGCTGGCGCTGCTGGTGGCCCTGCTGTGGCCGACCCTGCGCCGCAGCCGCCGTCTCCCGGCCGGGCGCGGCGCCTACGCGCTGTCCGCGCTGCTGGTGGCCGGCCTGGCCGCCACCGCGGGCTATGCCTTCGTGCCGCGCCCGATCGTGCAGGCCGCCGCCGACGCGCCGATCACGCCGGTGGCGCCGGGCACCGCGCAGAAGGACTGGATGCACTGGGGCAATACCCCGGCCGGCACCCGCTTCGCCGCGCTGGACCAGATCGACCGCAACAACGTCGGCAAGCTGCAGGTGGCCTGGACCTACCGCACCGGCGACGTGCCGACCAGCAACGGCTTCGGCGCCGAAGACCAGGCCACCCCGCTGCAGATCGGCGACACCGTGTACGTGTGCACCCCGCACAACCAGGTGTTCGCGCTGGACGCGGACAACGGCCGCAAGCGCTGGTCGTTCGATCCCAAGGCCACCGCGCCGAACTGGCAGCGCTGCCGCGGCCTGGGCTACTACGACGCCGCCAGCGCGGCCGCCGCCCCCGCCGCGGCGGATGCCGCCGGCGGCAACCTGATGCCGGCGCCCACCGCAGCGCCCGTCGCAGCGACGGCGCCCGCGCTGTGCCGCCGCCGCATCCTCATGAACACCGTCGATGCGCGCCTGTTCGCGCTCGATGCCGACACCGGCGCGCCCTGCCCCGACTTCGGCCAGGACGGCGTGGTTGACCTGAAAGCCGGCATGGGCGAGGTCAAGCCCGGCTTCTACACCCTCACCGCCGCGCCGCTGATCGCCGGCGAACTGATCGTGGTCGGCGGCCGCGTGGCCGACAACATCGAGGTCGGCGAGCCCTCGGGCGTGGTCCGCGCCTTCGACGTGCACAGCGGCAAGCTGGTGTGGGCCTGGGACCTGGCCAAGGAGACCCCGGACACCCCGCTGGACCCGAACATCCACTACACCCGCGCCACCCCGAACGTGTGGACCTCGATGGCCTACGATCCGGCGCTGGGCCTGATCTACCTGCCCACCGGCAACACCACCCCCGATGCCTGGGGCGGCGAACGCACCCCGCAGGACGACAAGTACAGCTCCTCGGTGGTGGCGCTGGAAGCGGCGACCGGGCGCGTGCGCTGGCACTACCAGACCGTGCGCCACGACCTGTGGGACTACGACCTGCCGGCGCAGCCGGCCCTGGCCGACGTGCCCGACGGCAAGGGCGGCACCGTGCCCGCGCTGCTGCAGGTGACCAAGGCCGGGCAGATCTTCATGCTCGACCGCGCCACCGGCAAGCCGCTGACCGCGGTCCAGGACGTGGCCGCGCCGCAGGGCAAGGCCGACGGCGAGCGCTACGCGGCGACCCAGCCGCTGTCCACCGGCATGCCGCAGATCGGCACCGAGACACTGACCGAAGCCGACATGTGGGGCGCCACCCCGATCGACCAGATGCTGTGCCGCATCCACTTCAAGCAGATGCGCTACGACGGCATGTACACCCCGCCCGGCGAGGACCTGGCGCTGCAGTGGCCGGGCTCGCTGGGCGGCATGAACTGGGGCAGCGCCGCGCTGGACCCGACCACCGGCTACCTGTTCGTCAACGACATGCGCATCGGCCTGTGGACGAAGCTGATCCCGCGCCGGCAGATGGAGAGCCAGAAGGCCGGCGGCGTGGAGATGGGCGCGGCCTCGCAGACCGGCACCCCGTACGGCTCGCTGCGCGACCGCTTCGTCTCCAAGCTCGGCATCCCGTGCCAGAAGCCGCCGTACGGCACCATGTCGGCGATCGACCTGGCCACCCGCAAGCTGGTCTGGCAGGTGCCGGTGGGCACCGTGCAGGACACCGGTCCGCTCGGGATCAAGATGCGCCTGCCGATCCCGATCGGCATGCCGACCCTGGGCGGCGCGCTGGCCACCCAGTCCGGCCTGCTGTTCTTCGCCGGCACCCAGGACTACTACCTGCGCGGCTTCGACAGCCACACCGGCAAGGAAATCTGGAAGGCGCGGCTGCCGGTCGGCAGCCAGGGCACGCCGATGACCTATGTCTCGCCCAAAAGCGGCCGCCAGTACATCGTGGTGACCGCCGGCGGCGCGCGCCAGTCGCCGGACCGCGGCGACTACGTGATCGCCTACGCGCTGCCGGCCAAGTAG
- the pcaC gene encoding 4-carboxymuconolactone decarboxylase has translation MDEKQRYDAGLQVRKAVLGEEHVQRSLDARTDFTSEFQEFITRTAWGTVWTRDGLPRHTRSLLTLAMMVALGHDEEFKLHVRAARNNGVSADEIKEVLLQTAIYCGVPAANHAFALAKPILEEQAAEG, from the coding sequence ATGGACGAGAAACAACGCTACGACGCCGGACTGCAGGTCCGCAAAGCCGTGCTCGGCGAGGAGCATGTGCAACGTTCGCTGGACGCGCGCACCGACTTCACCAGCGAGTTCCAGGAGTTCATCACCCGCACCGCCTGGGGCACGGTGTGGACCCGCGACGGCCTGCCGCGGCACACCCGCTCGCTGCTGACCCTGGCGATGATGGTCGCGCTCGGCCACGACGAGGAATTCAAGCTGCACGTGCGCGCCGCGCGCAACAACGGCGTCAGCGCGGACGAGATCAAGGAAGTGCTGCTGCAGACGGCGATTTACTGCGGCGTGCCCGCGGCCAACCACGCCTTCGCGCTGGCCAAGCCGATCCTGGAAGAGCAGGCGGCCGAGGGCTGA
- a CDS encoding 3-carboxy-cis,cis-muconate cycloisomerase: protein MSSSFSLLSPLFGDPDIDALFDDAARVQGMLDVEAALAQAEARCGVIPEAALAPIQAACQARHYDLAALGQATALAGNPAIPLVKALTAKVEAADADAARWVHWGATSQDVIDSGSVLQLRAALDALQPKLAALCEAMRALAQRERDTGLPGRTLLQQAVPVTFGLKAAGWLDALQRAQRRLQALREDALVLQFGGAAGTLASLQTQGLEVAQALAQTLRLPLPALPWHAARDRIVEVGSAFALLAGTLGKIATDIVLLMQSEVAEAFEPAAAGKGGSSAMPHKRNPVGCVAAIAAATRVPGLVCTLYAALPQPHERAAGQWHAEWETLPEIVRLSAGSLAQMRIVIDGLQLDRARMRTHLDSHGGLLYAEAVSVALAATLGKAAAHALVEESARHALQQGRHLRDVLGADARVTAVLDAAQLQALFAADSWRGMADTWIDRVLGNA, encoded by the coding sequence ATGAGTTCCAGCTTTTCCCTGCTCAGCCCCCTGTTCGGCGACCCCGACATCGATGCGCTGTTCGACGACGCCGCGCGCGTGCAGGGCATGCTCGACGTCGAGGCCGCGCTGGCGCAGGCCGAGGCGCGCTGCGGGGTGATCCCCGAAGCGGCGCTCGCACCGATCCAGGCCGCTTGCCAGGCGCGGCACTACGACCTGGCCGCGCTCGGCCAGGCCACCGCGCTGGCCGGCAATCCGGCCATTCCGCTGGTCAAGGCGCTGACCGCGAAGGTCGAGGCCGCCGACGCGGACGCCGCGCGCTGGGTGCACTGGGGCGCCACCAGCCAGGACGTGATCGACAGCGGCAGCGTGCTGCAGCTGCGCGCCGCGCTGGACGCGCTGCAGCCGAAGCTGGCCGCGCTGTGCGAGGCCATGCGCGCGCTCGCCCAGCGCGAACGCGACACCGGCCTGCCCGGGCGCACCCTGTTGCAGCAGGCGGTGCCGGTGACCTTCGGGCTCAAGGCGGCCGGCTGGCTGGATGCGCTGCAACGCGCGCAGCGCCGGCTGCAGGCGTTGCGCGAGGATGCGCTGGTGCTGCAGTTCGGCGGCGCCGCCGGCACCCTGGCCTCGTTGCAGACGCAGGGCCTGGAGGTGGCGCAGGCGCTGGCGCAAACGCTGCGGCTGCCGCTGCCGGCGCTGCCCTGGCATGCCGCGCGCGACCGCATCGTCGAGGTCGGCAGCGCGTTCGCGCTGCTGGCCGGGACCCTGGGCAAGATCGCCACCGACATCGTGCTGCTGATGCAGTCGGAAGTGGCCGAGGCGTTCGAGCCGGCCGCGGCCGGCAAGGGCGGTTCCTCGGCGATGCCGCACAAGCGCAACCCGGTGGGCTGCGTGGCCGCCATCGCCGCGGCCACGCGCGTGCCCGGCCTGGTGTGCACGCTGTACGCGGCACTGCCGCAGCCGCACGAGCGCGCCGCCGGGCAGTGGCATGCCGAGTGGGAAACGCTGCCGGAGATCGTGCGCCTGAGCGCCGGCAGCCTGGCGCAGATGCGCATCGTCATCGACGGCCTGCAGCTGGATCGCGCGCGCATGCGCACCCACCTGGACAGCCACGGCGGGCTGCTCTACGCCGAGGCCGTGTCGGTCGCGCTCGCCGCGACCCTGGGCAAGGCGGCCGCGCACGCGCTGGTCGAGGAATCGGCGCGCCACGCGCTGCAGCAAGGCCGGCACCTGCGCGACGTGCTGGGCGCCGATGCGCGGGTGACCGCGGTGCTGGACGCCGCGCAGCTGCAGGCCCTGTTCGCCGCCGACAGCTGGCGCGGCATGGCCGACACCTGGATCGACCGCGTGCTCGGCAACGCTTGA
- a CDS encoding 3-oxoacid CoA-transferase subunit B has translation MNRLSREQIAARVARDIAEGAYVNLGIGLPTLVANFLPADKEIFLHSENGVLGMGPAPAPGAEDPDLINAGKQPVTLLTGGCYFHHADSFAMMRSGRLDVCVLGAFQVSVHGDLANWSTGAPDAIPAVGGAMDLAIGARDVFVMMDLLTKSGDSKLVAECTYPLTGLRCVSRVYTDLGVFAVGKHGAAVIELVDGVSLDELQRLTGLPLALA, from the coding sequence ATGAACCGCCTGAGCCGCGAACAGATCGCCGCGCGCGTGGCGCGCGACATCGCCGAGGGCGCCTACGTCAACCTCGGCATCGGCCTGCCGACCCTGGTCGCCAACTTCCTGCCCGCCGACAAGGAGATCTTCCTGCATTCGGAGAACGGCGTGCTCGGCATGGGCCCGGCGCCGGCGCCCGGCGCGGAGGACCCGGACCTGATCAACGCCGGCAAGCAGCCGGTGACGCTGCTGACCGGCGGCTGCTACTTCCACCATGCCGACTCGTTCGCGATGATGCGCAGCGGCCGCCTCGACGTGTGCGTGCTCGGCGCGTTCCAGGTCTCGGTGCATGGCGACCTGGCCAACTGGAGCACCGGCGCGCCCGATGCGATCCCGGCGGTCGGTGGCGCGATGGACCTGGCGATCGGCGCCAGGGACGTGTTCGTGATGATGGACCTGCTGACCAAGAGCGGCGACAGCAAGCTGGTCGCCGAATGCACCTATCCGCTGACCGGCCTGCGCTGCGTCTCGCGCGTCTACACCGACCTGGGCGTGTTCGCGGTCGGCAAGCACGGCGCCGCCGTCATCGAACTCGTCGACGGCGTGTCGCTGGACGAGCTGCAACGCCTGACCGGCCTGCCGCTGGCGCTGGCCTGA
- the pcaF gene encoding 3-oxoadipyl-CoA thiolase: MSDVYIIDGIRTPIGRYGGALAGVRADDLGALPIQALLARHPQLDPALVEDVYLGCANQAGEDNRNVARMSLLLAGLPSSVPGSTVNRLCGSGLDAVGTVARGIRAGELGLAIAGGVESMSRAPYVMGKAATPFAREQRIEDTTMGWRFVNPEMKRLYGVELMGETAENVAARYGVSREDQDAFALRSQQRTAAAQASGFFDGEIVPVTVPGNRRGESVEVARDEHPRADTTAEALARLKPIFRQPGTVTAGNASGINDGAAALLLASAAQVQALGLTPRARVLGFAAAGVEPAYMGIGPVPATRTLLARLGAKIEDFDAIELNEAFAAQGLACLRELGLADDAAHVNANGGAIALGHPLGMSGARLALTLLRQLEAGGGRRGLATMCIGVGQGVALAIERV; the protein is encoded by the coding sequence ATGAGCGACGTGTACATCATCGACGGCATCCGCACCCCGATCGGCCGCTACGGCGGCGCGCTCGCCGGCGTGCGCGCCGACGACCTCGGCGCGCTGCCGATCCAGGCGCTGCTGGCGCGGCATCCGCAACTGGATCCGGCATTGGTCGAGGACGTCTATCTCGGCTGCGCCAACCAGGCCGGCGAGGACAACCGCAACGTCGCGCGCATGAGCCTGCTGCTGGCCGGCCTGCCGTCCAGCGTGCCCGGCAGCACCGTCAACCGCCTGTGCGGCTCGGGGCTGGATGCGGTCGGCACCGTCGCGCGCGGCATCCGCGCCGGCGAGCTGGGGCTGGCGATCGCCGGCGGCGTGGAATCGATGTCGCGCGCGCCGTACGTGATGGGCAAGGCCGCGACGCCGTTCGCGCGCGAGCAGCGCATCGAGGACACCACGATGGGCTGGCGCTTCGTCAATCCCGAGATGAAGCGTCTGTACGGCGTGGAGCTGATGGGCGAGACCGCCGAGAACGTCGCCGCGCGCTACGGCGTGTCGCGCGAGGACCAGGACGCGTTCGCGCTGCGCAGCCAGCAGCGCACCGCCGCCGCGCAGGCGAGCGGCTTCTTCGACGGCGAGATCGTGCCGGTGACGGTGCCCGGCAACAGGCGCGGCGAGAGCGTCGAGGTCGCGCGCGACGAGCATCCGCGCGCGGACACCACGGCCGAGGCGCTGGCCAGGCTCAAGCCGATCTTCCGCCAGCCGGGCACGGTCACCGCCGGCAACGCGTCGGGCATCAACGACGGCGCCGCCGCCTTGCTGCTGGCCTCCGCCGCGCAGGTGCAGGCGCTGGGCCTGACCCCGCGGGCGCGCGTGCTCGGCTTCGCCGCGGCCGGCGTGGAGCCGGCCTACATGGGCATCGGTCCGGTGCCGGCCACGCGCACGCTGCTGGCGCGGCTCGGCGCGAAGATCGAGGACTTCGACGCGATCGAACTCAACGAGGCCTTCGCCGCGCAGGGGCTGGCCTGCCTGCGCGAACTCGGCCTGGCCGACGATGCCGCGCACGTCAACGCCAACGGCGGCGCGATCGCGCTCGGCCATCCGCTGGGCATGAGCGGCGCGCGCCTGGCGCTGACCCTGCTGCGCCAGCTCGAGGCTGGCGGCGGCCGCCGCGGCCTGGCGACGATGTGCATCGGCGTCGGCCAGGGCGTGGCGCTGGCGATCGAGCGGGTCTGA
- the pcaD gene encoding 3-oxoadipate enol-lactonase: MPFLDLPSHRLHYRLDGSEGKPWLTFCNSLGTDLHMWDEQIAALAPHYRLLRYDRRGHGASGVPAGPYRVDDLGGDVLALWDALRIERSHFCGLSIGGLTGQWLGLHAGARLQRLVVSATAQKIGSADSWRARIAQVQAEGLAALAAATRERWFTPAFAARQPQRLDAIIAGFLATSPDGYAACCHAVATADFRGRLGALAVPLLAIAGDDDPVCPPQDLRDIAAAVQDGRAAQVPGRHICNVESAQAFNRLLLEFLQAS, from the coding sequence ATGCCTTTCCTCGACCTGCCCAGCCATCGCCTGCACTACCGCCTCGACGGCAGCGAGGGCAAGCCCTGGCTGACCTTCTGCAACTCGCTCGGCACCGACCTGCACATGTGGGACGAGCAGATCGCCGCGCTGGCGCCGCATTATCGCCTGCTGCGCTACGACCGTCGCGGGCACGGCGCGTCCGGGGTGCCGGCCGGCCCGTACCGCGTGGACGACCTCGGCGGCGACGTGCTGGCCTTGTGGGACGCGCTGCGGATCGAGCGCAGCCATTTCTGCGGGCTGTCGATCGGCGGCCTGACCGGGCAGTGGCTCGGCCTGCACGCCGGTGCGCGGCTGCAGCGCTTGGTGGTCAGCGCCACCGCGCAGAAGATCGGCAGCGCCGACAGCTGGCGCGCGCGCATCGCGCAGGTGCAGGCCGAGGGACTGGCCGCGCTGGCCGCGGCGACGCGCGAGCGCTGGTTCACTCCCGCCTTCGCCGCGCGGCAGCCGCAGCGGCTGGACGCGATCATCGCCGGCTTCCTCGCCACCTCGCCGGACGGCTACGCGGCGTGCTGCCATGCCGTGGCCACGGCCGATTTCCGTGGCCGGCTCGGCGCGCTGGCGGTGCCGCTGCTGGCGATCGCCGGCGACGACGATCCGGTGTGCCCGCCGCAGGACCTGCGCGACATCGCCGCGGCGGTGCAGGACGGTCGCGCCGCGCAGGTGCCTGGCCGCCACATCTGCAACGTGGAGTCGGCGCAGGCGTTCAACCGCCTCTTGCTCGAATTTCTGCAGGCTTCCTAG